From a single Callithrix jacchus isolate 240 chromosome 5, calJac240_pri, whole genome shotgun sequence genomic region:
- the FLII gene encoding protein flightless-1 homolog isoform X3 — translation MECWLEEFERSCPQSQGGYFPENVKAMTSLRWLKLNRTGLCYLPEELAALQKLEHLSVSHNNLTTLHGELSSLPSLRAIVARANSLKNSGVPDDIFKLDDLSVLDLSYNQLTECPRELENSKNMLVLNLSHNSIDTIPNQLFINLTDLLYLDLSENRLESLPPQMRRLVHLQTLVLNGNPLLHAQLRQLPAMTALQTLHLRSTQRTQSNLPTSLEGLSNLADVDLSCNDLTRVPECLYTLPSLCRLNLSSNQITELSLCIDQWVHVETLNLSRNQLTSLPSAICKLSKLKKLYLNSNKLDFDGLPSGIGKLTNLEEFMAANNNLELIPESLCRCPKLRKLVLNKNRLVTLPEAIHFLTEIEVLDVRENPNLVMPPKPADRTTEWYNIDFSLQNQLRLAGASPATVAAAAAAGSGPKDPLARKMRLRRRKDSAQDDQAKQVLKGMSDVAQEKNKKQEESTDAQAPGGKVRRWDQSLEKPRLDYSEFFTEDVGQLPGLTIWQIENFVPVLVEEAFHGKFYEADCYIVLKTFLDDSGSLNWEIYYWIGGEATLDKKACSAIHAVNLRNYLGAECRTVREEMGDESEEFLQVFDNDISYIEGGTASGFYTVEDTHYITRLYRVYGKKNIKLEPVPLKGASLDPRFVFLLDRGLDIYVWRGRQATLSSTTKARLFAEKINKNERKGKAEITLLVQGQELPEFWEALGGEPSEIKKHVPDDFWPPQPKLYKVGLGLGYLELPQINYKLSVEHKQRPKVELMPRMRLLQSLLDTRCVYILDCWSDVFIWLGRKSPRLVRAAALKLGQELCGMLHRPRHATVSRSLEGTEAQVFKAKFKNWDDVLMVDYTRNAEAVLQSPGLSGKVKRDAEKKDQMKADLTALFLPRQPPMSLAEAEQLMEEWNEDLDGMEGFVLEGKKFARLPEEEFGHFYTQDCYVFLCRYWVPVEYEEEEKKEGKGEEKAEGKEGEEATGEAEEKQPEEDFQCIVYFWQGREASNMGWLTFTFSLQKKFESLFPGKLEVVRMTQQQENPKFLSHFKRKFIIHRGKRKAAQGALQPSLYQIRTNGSALCTRCIQINTDSSLLNSEFCFILKVPFESEDNQGIVYAWVGQASDPDEAKLAEDILNTMFDASYSKQVINEGEEPENFFWVGIGAQKPYDDDAEYMKHTRLFRCSNEKGYFAVTEKCSDFCQDDLADDDIMLLDNGQEVYMWVGTQTSQVEIKLSLKACQVYIQHMRSKEHERPRRLRLVRKGNEQHAFTRCFHAWSAFRKALA, via the exons ATGGAATGCTGGCTGGAGGAATTTGAGCGGAGCTGCCCACAAAGCCAG GGTGGCTACTTCCCTGAGAATGTcaaggccatgaccagcctgcgaTGGCTGAAGCTGAACCGCACTGGCCTCTGCTACCTGCCTGAGGAGCTGGCCGCCCTGCAGAAGCTG GAACACTTGTCTGTGAGCCACAACAACCTGACCACGCTTCATGGGGAGCTGTCCAGCCTGCCGTCACTGCGC GCCATCGTGGCCCGAGCCAACAGTCTGAAGAATTCTGGAGTCCCCGATGACATCTTCAAGCTGGATGATCTTTCAGTTCTG GACTTGAGCTACAACCAGCTGACAGAGTGCCCGCGGGAGCTGGAGAACTCCAAGAATATGCTGGTGCTGAACCTCAGTCACAACAG CATCGACACCATCCCCAACCAGCTCTTCATCAACCTCACCGACCTGCTGTACCTGGACCTCAGCGAGAACCGCCTGGAGAGCCTGCCCCCACAGATGCGCCGCTTGGTGCACCTGCAGACACTCGTGCTCAATGGGAACCCCCTGCTGCATGCACAGCTCCG GCAGCTCCCAGCGATGACGGCCCTGCAGACCCTGCACCTGCGGAGCACCCAGCGTACCCAAAGCAACCTCCCCACCAGCCTGGAGGGCCTGAGCAACCTCGCAG ACGTGGACCTGTCCTGCAATGACCTGACACGGGTGCCTGAATGCCTGTACACCCTCCCCAGCCTGTGCCGGCTCAACCTCAGCAGCAACCAGATTACAGAACTGTCCCTGTGCATAGACCAGTGGGTGCATGTGGAAACTCTGAACCTGTCCCGAAATCAGCTCACCTCACTGCCT TCAGCCATTTGCAAGTTGAGCAAGTTGAAGAAGCTGTACCTGAACTCCAACAAGCTGGACTTTGACGGGCTGCCCTCGGGCATTGGCAAGCTCACCAACCTGGAGGAGTTCATGGCCGCCAACAACAACTTGGAACTGATCCCTGAAAGTCTCTGCAg GTGCCCAAAGCTGAGGAAACTCGTCCTGAACAAGAACCGCCTGGTGACGCTCCCAGAAGCCATCCATTTCCTGACGGAGATTGAG GTCCTGGACGTGCGGGAGAACCCCAACCTGGTCATGCCACCCAAGCCCGCGGACCGTACCACTGAGTGGTACAACATCGACTTCTCGCTGCAGAACCAGCTGCGGCTGGCAGGTGCCTCTCCTGCTACAGTGGCTGCGGCTGCAGCTG CAGGGAGTGGGCCCAAGGACCCTCTGGCTCGCAAGATGCGGCTGCGGAGGCGCAAGGACTCAGCCCAGGATGACCAGGCCAAGCAGGTGCTGAAGGGCATGTCAGATGTTGCCCAGGAGAAGAACAAAAAGCAGGAG GAGAGCACAGATGCTCAGGCCCCTGGCGGGAAGGTGCGGCGCTGGGACCAGAGCCTGGAGAAGCCGCGCCTTGACTACTCGGAGTTCTTCACGGAGGACGTGGGCCAGCTGCCCGGCTTGACCATCTGGCAGATCGAGAATTTTGTGCCTGTGCTGGTGGAGGAAGCCTTCCATGGCAAGTTCTACGAGGCTGACTGCTACATCGTGCTTAAG ACCTTTCTGGATGACAGCGGCTCCCTCAACTGGGAGATCTACTACTGGATTGGTGGGGAGGCCACGCTCGACAAGAAAGCTTGCTCTGCCATCCATGCCGTCAACTTGCGCAACTACCTGGGTGCCGAGTGCCGCACTGTCCGGGAGGAGATGGGCGACGAGAGCGAGGAGTTCCTGCAG gtGTTTGACAATGACATCTCCTACATTGAGGGTGGAACAGCCAGTGGCTTCTACACTGTGGAAGACACACACTACATCACCAG GCTGTATCGTGTGTATGGGAAAAAGAACATCAAGTTGGAGCCTGTGCCCCTCAAGGGGGCCTCTCTGGACCCAAG GTTTGTTTTCCTGCTGGATCGAGGGCTGGACATCTATGTGTGGCGGGGGCGCCAGGCCACGCTGAGCAGCACCACTAAGGCCAG ACTCTTtgcagagaaaattaacaagaatgaGCGGAAAGGGAAGGCCGAGATCACACTGCTGGTGCAGGGCCAAGAGCTCCCGGAGTTCTGGGAGGCACTGGGTGGGGAGCCCTCTGAGATCAAGAAGCACGTGCCTGATGACTTCTGGCCGCCCCAGCCCAAGCTGTACAAG GTGGGCCTGGGCTTGGGCTACCTGGAGCTGCCACAGATCAACTATAAACTCTCCGTGGAACATAAGCAGCGTCCCAAGGTGGAGCTGATGCCAAGAATGCGGCTG CTGCAGAGTCTGCTGGACACGCGCTGCGTGTATATCCTGGACTGTTGGTCAGACGTGTTCATCTGGCTGGGTCGTAAGTCCCCGCGCCTGGTGCGCGCTGCCGCCCTCAAGCTGGGTCAGGAGCTGTGTGGGATGCTGCACCGGCCACGCCATGCCACAGTCAGCCGCAGCCTCGAGGGCACCGAGGCGCAG GTGTTCAAGGCCAAGTTCAAGAATTGGGATGACGTGTTGATGGTGGACTACACGCGCAACGCAGAGGCTGTGCTGCAGAGCCCGGGTCTCTCCGGAAAGGTGAAACGCGATGCCGAGAAGAAAGACCAGATGAAGGCTGACCTCACTGCGCTCTTCTTGCCGCGGCAGCCGCCCATGTCGCTGGCGGAG GCAGAGCAGCTGATGGAGGAGTGGAATGAAGACCTAGATGGCATGGAGGGTTTCGTGCTGGAGGGCAAGAAGTTCGCGCGGCTGCCGGAGGAGGAATTCGGCCACTTCTACACACAGGACTGCTACGTCTTCCTCTGCAG GTACTGGGTACCCGTGGAGTacgaggaggaggaaaagaaggaaggcaaGGGGGAGGAGAAGGCCGAAGGCAAAGAAGGCGAGGAGGCAACAGGCGAGGCAGAGGAGAAGCAGCCAGAGGAGGACTTCCAGTGCATCGTGTACTTCTGGCAGGGCCGCGAAGCCTCCAACATGGGTTGGCTCACCTTTACCTTCAGTCTGCAGAAAAAGTTCGAGAGCCTCTTCCCTGGCAAGCTGGAG GTGGTACGCATGACGCAGCAGCAGGAGAACCCCAAGTTCCTGTCCCATTTCAAGAGGAAGTTCATTATCCATCGGGGCAAGAGAAAGGCAGCTCAGGGTGCCCTGCAGCCCAGCCTCTACCAGATCCGCACCAATGGCAGCGCCCTCTGCACCCG GTGCATCCAGATCAACACCGATTCCAGCCTCCTCAACTCTGAGTTCTGCTTCATCCTCAAG GTTCCCTTTGAGAGTGAGGACAACCAGGGCATCGTGTATGCCTGGGTGGGCCAGGCATCAGACCCTGACGAAGCCAAGTTGGCAGAAGACATCCTGAACACCATGTTTGATGCCTCCTACAGCAAGCAG GTGATCAATGAAGGCGAGGAGCCTGAGAACTTCTTCTGGGTGGGCATTGGGGCCCAAAAGCCCTATGATGACGACGCAGAGTACATGAAGCACACGCGGCTCTTCCG GTGCTCCAACGAGAAGGGCTACTTTGCAGTGACTGAGAAATGTTCTGACTTTTGCCAAGATGACCTGGCAGATGACGACATCATGTTACTAGACAACGGCCAAGAG GTCTACATGTGGGTGGGGACCCAGACTAGCCAGGTGGAGATCAAGCTGAGCCTGAAGGCCTGCCAG GTGTATATCCAGCACATGCGGTCCAAGGAACATGAGCGGCCTCGCCGCCTGCGCCTGGTCCGCAAGGGCAATGAGCAGCATGCCTTCACCCGGTGCTTCCATGCCTGGAGCGCCTTCCGCAAGGCCCTGGCCTAG
- the FLII gene encoding protein flightless-1 homolog isoform X1: protein MEATGVLPFVRGVDLSGNDFKGGYFPENVKAMTSLRWLKLNRTGLCYLPEELAALQKLEHLSVSHNNLTTLHGELSSLPSLRAIVARANSLKNSGVPDDIFKLDDLSVLDLSYNQLTECPRELENSKNMLVLNLSHNSIDTIPNQLFINLTDLLYLDLSENRLESLPPQMRRLVHLQTLVLNGNPLLHAQLRQLPAMTALQTLHLRSTQRTQSNLPTSLEGLSNLADVDLSCNDLTRVPECLYTLPSLCRLNLSSNQITELSLCIDQWVHVETLNLSRNQLTSLPSAICKLSKLKKLYLNSNKLDFDGLPSGIGKLTNLEEFMAANNNLELIPESLCRCPKLRKLVLNKNRLVTLPEAIHFLTEIEVLDVRENPNLVMPPKPADRTTEWYNIDFSLQNQLRLAGASPATVAAAAAAGSGPKDPLARKMRLRRRKDSAQDDQAKQVLKGMSDVAQEKNKKQEESTDAQAPGGKVRRWDQSLEKPRLDYSEFFTEDVGQLPGLTIWQIENFVPVLVEEAFHGKFYEADCYIVLKTFLDDSGSLNWEIYYWIGGEATLDKKACSAIHAVNLRNYLGAECRTVREEMGDESEEFLQVFDNDISYIEGGTASGFYTVEDTHYITRLYRVYGKKNIKLEPVPLKGASLDPRFVFLLDRGLDIYVWRGRQATLSSTTKARLFAEKINKNERKGKAEITLLVQGQELPEFWEALGGEPSEIKKHVPDDFWPPQPKLYKVGLGLGYLELPQINYKLSVEHKQRPKVELMPRMRLLQSLLDTRCVYILDCWSDVFIWLGRKSPRLVRAAALKLGQELCGMLHRPRHATVSRSLEGTEAQVFKAKFKNWDDVLMVDYTRNAEAVLQSPGLSGKVKRDAEKKDQMKADLTALFLPRQPPMSLAEAEQLMEEWNEDLDGMEGFVLEGKKFARLPEEEFGHFYTQDCYVFLCRYWVPVEYEEEEKKEGKGEEKAEGKEGEEATGEAEEKQPEEDFQCIVYFWQGREASNMGWLTFTFSLQKKFESLFPGKLEVVRMTQQQENPKFLSHFKRKFIIHRGKRKAAQGALQPSLYQIRTNGSALCTRCIQINTDSSLLNSEFCFILKVPFESEDNQGIVYAWVGQASDPDEAKLAEDILNTMFDASYSKQVINEGEEPENFFWVGIGAQKPYDDDAEYMKHTRLFRCSNEKGYFAVTEKCSDFCQDDLADDDIMLLDNGQEVYMWVGTQTSQVEIKLSLKACQVYIQHMRSKEHERPRRLRLVRKGNEQHAFTRCFHAWSAFRKALA, encoded by the exons ATGGAGGCCACCGGGGTGCTGCCGTTCGTGCGCGGTGTGGACCTCAGCGGCAACGACTTCAAG GGTGGCTACTTCCCTGAGAATGTcaaggccatgaccagcctgcgaTGGCTGAAGCTGAACCGCACTGGCCTCTGCTACCTGCCTGAGGAGCTGGCCGCCCTGCAGAAGCTG GAACACTTGTCTGTGAGCCACAACAACCTGACCACGCTTCATGGGGAGCTGTCCAGCCTGCCGTCACTGCGC GCCATCGTGGCCCGAGCCAACAGTCTGAAGAATTCTGGAGTCCCCGATGACATCTTCAAGCTGGATGATCTTTCAGTTCTG GACTTGAGCTACAACCAGCTGACAGAGTGCCCGCGGGAGCTGGAGAACTCCAAGAATATGCTGGTGCTGAACCTCAGTCACAACAG CATCGACACCATCCCCAACCAGCTCTTCATCAACCTCACCGACCTGCTGTACCTGGACCTCAGCGAGAACCGCCTGGAGAGCCTGCCCCCACAGATGCGCCGCTTGGTGCACCTGCAGACACTCGTGCTCAATGGGAACCCCCTGCTGCATGCACAGCTCCG GCAGCTCCCAGCGATGACGGCCCTGCAGACCCTGCACCTGCGGAGCACCCAGCGTACCCAAAGCAACCTCCCCACCAGCCTGGAGGGCCTGAGCAACCTCGCAG ACGTGGACCTGTCCTGCAATGACCTGACACGGGTGCCTGAATGCCTGTACACCCTCCCCAGCCTGTGCCGGCTCAACCTCAGCAGCAACCAGATTACAGAACTGTCCCTGTGCATAGACCAGTGGGTGCATGTGGAAACTCTGAACCTGTCCCGAAATCAGCTCACCTCACTGCCT TCAGCCATTTGCAAGTTGAGCAAGTTGAAGAAGCTGTACCTGAACTCCAACAAGCTGGACTTTGACGGGCTGCCCTCGGGCATTGGCAAGCTCACCAACCTGGAGGAGTTCATGGCCGCCAACAACAACTTGGAACTGATCCCTGAAAGTCTCTGCAg GTGCCCAAAGCTGAGGAAACTCGTCCTGAACAAGAACCGCCTGGTGACGCTCCCAGAAGCCATCCATTTCCTGACGGAGATTGAG GTCCTGGACGTGCGGGAGAACCCCAACCTGGTCATGCCACCCAAGCCCGCGGACCGTACCACTGAGTGGTACAACATCGACTTCTCGCTGCAGAACCAGCTGCGGCTGGCAGGTGCCTCTCCTGCTACAGTGGCTGCGGCTGCAGCTG CAGGGAGTGGGCCCAAGGACCCTCTGGCTCGCAAGATGCGGCTGCGGAGGCGCAAGGACTCAGCCCAGGATGACCAGGCCAAGCAGGTGCTGAAGGGCATGTCAGATGTTGCCCAGGAGAAGAACAAAAAGCAGGAG GAGAGCACAGATGCTCAGGCCCCTGGCGGGAAGGTGCGGCGCTGGGACCAGAGCCTGGAGAAGCCGCGCCTTGACTACTCGGAGTTCTTCACGGAGGACGTGGGCCAGCTGCCCGGCTTGACCATCTGGCAGATCGAGAATTTTGTGCCTGTGCTGGTGGAGGAAGCCTTCCATGGCAAGTTCTACGAGGCTGACTGCTACATCGTGCTTAAG ACCTTTCTGGATGACAGCGGCTCCCTCAACTGGGAGATCTACTACTGGATTGGTGGGGAGGCCACGCTCGACAAGAAAGCTTGCTCTGCCATCCATGCCGTCAACTTGCGCAACTACCTGGGTGCCGAGTGCCGCACTGTCCGGGAGGAGATGGGCGACGAGAGCGAGGAGTTCCTGCAG gtGTTTGACAATGACATCTCCTACATTGAGGGTGGAACAGCCAGTGGCTTCTACACTGTGGAAGACACACACTACATCACCAG GCTGTATCGTGTGTATGGGAAAAAGAACATCAAGTTGGAGCCTGTGCCCCTCAAGGGGGCCTCTCTGGACCCAAG GTTTGTTTTCCTGCTGGATCGAGGGCTGGACATCTATGTGTGGCGGGGGCGCCAGGCCACGCTGAGCAGCACCACTAAGGCCAG ACTCTTtgcagagaaaattaacaagaatgaGCGGAAAGGGAAGGCCGAGATCACACTGCTGGTGCAGGGCCAAGAGCTCCCGGAGTTCTGGGAGGCACTGGGTGGGGAGCCCTCTGAGATCAAGAAGCACGTGCCTGATGACTTCTGGCCGCCCCAGCCCAAGCTGTACAAG GTGGGCCTGGGCTTGGGCTACCTGGAGCTGCCACAGATCAACTATAAACTCTCCGTGGAACATAAGCAGCGTCCCAAGGTGGAGCTGATGCCAAGAATGCGGCTG CTGCAGAGTCTGCTGGACACGCGCTGCGTGTATATCCTGGACTGTTGGTCAGACGTGTTCATCTGGCTGGGTCGTAAGTCCCCGCGCCTGGTGCGCGCTGCCGCCCTCAAGCTGGGTCAGGAGCTGTGTGGGATGCTGCACCGGCCACGCCATGCCACAGTCAGCCGCAGCCTCGAGGGCACCGAGGCGCAG GTGTTCAAGGCCAAGTTCAAGAATTGGGATGACGTGTTGATGGTGGACTACACGCGCAACGCAGAGGCTGTGCTGCAGAGCCCGGGTCTCTCCGGAAAGGTGAAACGCGATGCCGAGAAGAAAGACCAGATGAAGGCTGACCTCACTGCGCTCTTCTTGCCGCGGCAGCCGCCCATGTCGCTGGCGGAG GCAGAGCAGCTGATGGAGGAGTGGAATGAAGACCTAGATGGCATGGAGGGTTTCGTGCTGGAGGGCAAGAAGTTCGCGCGGCTGCCGGAGGAGGAATTCGGCCACTTCTACACACAGGACTGCTACGTCTTCCTCTGCAG GTACTGGGTACCCGTGGAGTacgaggaggaggaaaagaaggaaggcaaGGGGGAGGAGAAGGCCGAAGGCAAAGAAGGCGAGGAGGCAACAGGCGAGGCAGAGGAGAAGCAGCCAGAGGAGGACTTCCAGTGCATCGTGTACTTCTGGCAGGGCCGCGAAGCCTCCAACATGGGTTGGCTCACCTTTACCTTCAGTCTGCAGAAAAAGTTCGAGAGCCTCTTCCCTGGCAAGCTGGAG GTGGTACGCATGACGCAGCAGCAGGAGAACCCCAAGTTCCTGTCCCATTTCAAGAGGAAGTTCATTATCCATCGGGGCAAGAGAAAGGCAGCTCAGGGTGCCCTGCAGCCCAGCCTCTACCAGATCCGCACCAATGGCAGCGCCCTCTGCACCCG GTGCATCCAGATCAACACCGATTCCAGCCTCCTCAACTCTGAGTTCTGCTTCATCCTCAAG GTTCCCTTTGAGAGTGAGGACAACCAGGGCATCGTGTATGCCTGGGTGGGCCAGGCATCAGACCCTGACGAAGCCAAGTTGGCAGAAGACATCCTGAACACCATGTTTGATGCCTCCTACAGCAAGCAG GTGATCAATGAAGGCGAGGAGCCTGAGAACTTCTTCTGGGTGGGCATTGGGGCCCAAAAGCCCTATGATGACGACGCAGAGTACATGAAGCACACGCGGCTCTTCCG GTGCTCCAACGAGAAGGGCTACTTTGCAGTGACTGAGAAATGTTCTGACTTTTGCCAAGATGACCTGGCAGATGACGACATCATGTTACTAGACAACGGCCAAGAG GTCTACATGTGGGTGGGGACCCAGACTAGCCAGGTGGAGATCAAGCTGAGCCTGAAGGCCTGCCAG GTGTATATCCAGCACATGCGGTCCAAGGAACATGAGCGGCCTCGCCGCCTGCGCCTGGTCCGCAAGGGCAATGAGCAGCATGCCTTCACCCGGTGCTTCCATGCCTGGAGCGCCTTCCGCAAGGCCCTGGCCTAG